A region of Neovison vison isolate M4711 chromosome 7, ASM_NN_V1, whole genome shotgun sequence DNA encodes the following proteins:
- the VPS9D1 gene encoding VPS9 domain-containing protein 1 isoform X1: MAAAAGDGAVKPLQCAMKLANGAIELDTGNRPREAYVEYLRSIHYISQVLLEEAETTQEGGDTVAPDTSKMLKLAEQCLERAQSTAAQLGKTHLKPAVPVPAPGTSSTSRHRRVYSDEGGKLSPFLPPEIFQKLQVVESQGSKKELTPLEEASLQNQKLKAAYEARMARLDPSQAVQKTSLTLSLQRQMLENLVIAKAREETLHRKMEERRLRLQEAANRRFCSQVALTPEEREQRALYAAILEYEQDHVSAGSRGRGCHRLLFPGPVGLGSSRRPRESVDSVALVFSGAALVGKHAGIQPCSPKSSAPQDWPKHWKARLKKSPGDLSLVTSLVSHLLSIPDHPISQLLKKLQCAVYQTLYPLVSRAAVGAAPTPGCCSLPPDADGLLAPGSRRLRPSHSLYCMLSPAEPSPAPRPPEGTHASPPVPPPHAGAPDRGPDSSPAGPSSPLAHSWTGVQGKDSSFEDLEHFLATSEGWGRGRGWPPEPQTTGVKKEPLQEQLKSTVKDIHDAIDRLLSLTLLAFEGLNATASKDRCLACIEEPFFSPLWPLLLALYRSVHRLREAALSRSMELYRHASPAAVGVPRKLLPRDLEASGAGAYPYCAAARELGLLVLESCPQKKLECIVRVLRVICACAEDYCRAQEAAPEARPLLGATAIGADDLLPILSFVVLRSGLPQLVSECAALEEFIHEGYLIGEEGYCLTSLQSALNYVELLPRGALGK, from the exons ATGGCCGCTGCGGCCGGGGACGGCGCGGTGAAGCCGCTGCAGTGCGCCATGAAGCTGGCCAACGGGGCCATCGAGCTGGACACCGGCAACCGGCCTCGG GAGGCATACGTGGAGTACCTGAGGAGCATCCACTATATCTCCCAGGTGCTGCTGGAAGAAGCGGAAACCACCCAAG AAGGTGGAGACACGGTGGCCCCAGACACCTCCAAGATGCTGAAACTGGCTGAGCAGTGTCTGGAGAGGGCCCAGTCAACAGCTGCCCAGCTCG GGAAAACACACCTGAAGCCAGCTGTGCCCGTGCCTGCTCCGGGCACCTCATCCACCAGTCGACATCGCCGGGTGTACTCGGACGAAGGGGGGAAACTATCTCCATTTCTGCCGCCCGAGATCTTCCAGAAGCTTCAGGTGGTAGAGTCACAAGGTTCTAAGAA GGAGCTGACCCCTCTGGAGGAGGCGTCTCTGCAGAACCAGAAGCTGAAGGCCGCCTACGAGGCACGGATGGCCCGTCTGGACCCCAGCCAGGCCGTGCAGAAGACCTCCCTG aCCTTGTCCCTGCAACGACAGATGCTGGAGAACCTTGTGATCGCCAAAGCCCGGGAGGAGACA CTGCACCGGAAGATGGAGGAGCGCCGGCTGCGGCTCCAGGAGGCGGCCAACAG GAGGTTCTGCAGTCAAGTCGCCCTGACCCCAGAGGAGCGGGAGCAGCGGGCCCTCTATGCCGCCATTCTCGAGTACGAGCAAGACCACGTGAGTGCCGGGAGCCGAGGCCGGGGCTGCCACAGGTTGCTATTCCCGGGGCCTGTTGGCCTTGGGTCTTCCCGACGCCCCAGGGAGAGCGTGGACAGTGTGGCACTGGTCTTCTCGGGGGCAGCCTTGGTGGGGAAGCATGCAGGGATCCAGCCATGCTCTCCAAAGTCTTCTGCCCCGCAGGACTGGCCGAAGCACTGGAAGGCCCGGCTCAAGAAAAGCCCAGGGGACCTGTCGCTCGTGACCAGCCTGGTCTCCCACCTGCTCAG CATCCCCGACCACCCCATCTCGCAGCTCCTGAAGAAGCTCCAGTGTGCGGTGTACCAGACGCTGTACCCCCTCGTCAGCAGGGCCGCTGTAggcgccgcccccacccccggctgctGCTCTCTGCCCCCGGATGCCGACGGGTTGCTGGCCCCTGGAAGCCGGCGACTCCGGCCCTCGCACAGCCTCTACTGCATGCTCTCCCCTGCGGAGCCCAGCCCGGCCCCGCGGCCCCCAGAGGGAACCCACGCCAGTCCCCCGGTGCCCCCTCCTCACGCCGGTGCCCCAGACAGAGGGCCGGACAGCAGCCCCGCGGGGCCCTCCTCGCCCCTGGCTCACAGCTGGACCGGTGTGCAGGGCAAAGACAGCTCCTTTGAGGACCTCGAACACTTCTTGGCTACTTCTGaggggtggggccgggggcgAGGGTGGCCACCTGAGCCCCAGACGACGGGCGTGAAGAAGGAGCCGCTGCAGGAGCAGCTGAAGAGCACCGTGAAGGACATACACGATGCCATCG ACAGGCTGCTCTCGCTGACCCTCCTGGCTTTCGAAGGCCTGAATGCAACCGCCTCCAAGGACCGATGCCTGGCCTGCATCGAGGAGcccttcttctccccactctgGCCCCTGCTGCTGGCGCTCTATAG GAGTGTGCACCGCCTCCGGGAGGCCGCCCTGAGCCGGAGCATGGAACTCTACCGGCACGCGTCCCCCGCCGCCGTGGGCGTTCCCAGGAAGCTCCTCCCCCGGGACCTGGAGGCCTCGGGCGCCGGCGCTTACCCGTACTGCGCGGCGGCCCGAGAGCTGGGCCTGCTGGTCCTGGAGAGCTGCCCGCAGAAGAAGCTGGAGTGCATCG TGCGCGTGCTCCGGGTCATCTGCGCCTGCGCCGAGGATTACTGCCGCGCCCAGGAGGCCGCCCCGGAGGCCAGACCCCTGCTGGGAGCCACGGCCAT
- the VPS9D1 gene encoding VPS9 domain-containing protein 1 isoform X4, with translation MAAAAGDGAVKPLQCAMKLANGAIELDTGNRPREAYVEYLRSIHYISQVLLEEAETTQEGGDTVAPDTSKMLKLAEQCLERAQSTAAQLGKTHLKPAVPVPAPGTSSTSRHRRVYSDEGGKLSPFLPPEIFQKLQVVESQGSKKELTPLEEASLQNQKLKAAYEARMARLDPSQAVQKTSLTLSLQRQMLENLVIAKAREETLHRKMEERRLRLQEAANRRFCSQVALTPEEREQRALYAAILEYEQDHDWPKHWKARLKKSPGDLSLVTSLVSHLLSIPDHPISQLLKKLQCAVYQTLYPLVSRAAVGAAPTPGCCSLPPDADGLLAPGSRRLRPSHSLYCMLSPAEPSPAPRPPEGTHASPPVPPPHAGAPDRGPDSSPAGPSSPLAHSWTGVQGKDSSFEDLEHFLATSEGWGRGRGWPPEPQTTGVKKEPLQEQLKSTVKDIHDAIDRLLSLTLLAFEGLNATASKDRCLACIEEPFFSPLWPLLLALYRSVHRLREAALSRSMELYRHASPAAVGVPRKLLPRDLEASGAGAYPYCAAARELGLLVLESCPQKKLECIVRVLRVICACAEDYCRAQEAAPEARPLLGATAIGADDLLPILSFVVLRSGLPQLVSECAALEEFIHEGYLIGEEGYCLTSLQSALNYVELLPRGALGK, from the exons ATGGCCGCTGCGGCCGGGGACGGCGCGGTGAAGCCGCTGCAGTGCGCCATGAAGCTGGCCAACGGGGCCATCGAGCTGGACACCGGCAACCGGCCTCGG GAGGCATACGTGGAGTACCTGAGGAGCATCCACTATATCTCCCAGGTGCTGCTGGAAGAAGCGGAAACCACCCAAG AAGGTGGAGACACGGTGGCCCCAGACACCTCCAAGATGCTGAAACTGGCTGAGCAGTGTCTGGAGAGGGCCCAGTCAACAGCTGCCCAGCTCG GGAAAACACACCTGAAGCCAGCTGTGCCCGTGCCTGCTCCGGGCACCTCATCCACCAGTCGACATCGCCGGGTGTACTCGGACGAAGGGGGGAAACTATCTCCATTTCTGCCGCCCGAGATCTTCCAGAAGCTTCAGGTGGTAGAGTCACAAGGTTCTAAGAA GGAGCTGACCCCTCTGGAGGAGGCGTCTCTGCAGAACCAGAAGCTGAAGGCCGCCTACGAGGCACGGATGGCCCGTCTGGACCCCAGCCAGGCCGTGCAGAAGACCTCCCTG aCCTTGTCCCTGCAACGACAGATGCTGGAGAACCTTGTGATCGCCAAAGCCCGGGAGGAGACA CTGCACCGGAAGATGGAGGAGCGCCGGCTGCGGCTCCAGGAGGCGGCCAACAG GAGGTTCTGCAGTCAAGTCGCCCTGACCCCAGAGGAGCGGGAGCAGCGGGCCCTCTATGCCGCCATTCTCGAGTACGAGCAAGACCAC GACTGGCCGAAGCACTGGAAGGCCCGGCTCAAGAAAAGCCCAGGGGACCTGTCGCTCGTGACCAGCCTGGTCTCCCACCTGCTCAG CATCCCCGACCACCCCATCTCGCAGCTCCTGAAGAAGCTCCAGTGTGCGGTGTACCAGACGCTGTACCCCCTCGTCAGCAGGGCCGCTGTAggcgccgcccccacccccggctgctGCTCTCTGCCCCCGGATGCCGACGGGTTGCTGGCCCCTGGAAGCCGGCGACTCCGGCCCTCGCACAGCCTCTACTGCATGCTCTCCCCTGCGGAGCCCAGCCCGGCCCCGCGGCCCCCAGAGGGAACCCACGCCAGTCCCCCGGTGCCCCCTCCTCACGCCGGTGCCCCAGACAGAGGGCCGGACAGCAGCCCCGCGGGGCCCTCCTCGCCCCTGGCTCACAGCTGGACCGGTGTGCAGGGCAAAGACAGCTCCTTTGAGGACCTCGAACACTTCTTGGCTACTTCTGaggggtggggccgggggcgAGGGTGGCCACCTGAGCCCCAGACGACGGGCGTGAAGAAGGAGCCGCTGCAGGAGCAGCTGAAGAGCACCGTGAAGGACATACACGATGCCATCG ACAGGCTGCTCTCGCTGACCCTCCTGGCTTTCGAAGGCCTGAATGCAACCGCCTCCAAGGACCGATGCCTGGCCTGCATCGAGGAGcccttcttctccccactctgGCCCCTGCTGCTGGCGCTCTATAG GAGTGTGCACCGCCTCCGGGAGGCCGCCCTGAGCCGGAGCATGGAACTCTACCGGCACGCGTCCCCCGCCGCCGTGGGCGTTCCCAGGAAGCTCCTCCCCCGGGACCTGGAGGCCTCGGGCGCCGGCGCTTACCCGTACTGCGCGGCGGCCCGAGAGCTGGGCCTGCTGGTCCTGGAGAGCTGCCCGCAGAAGAAGCTGGAGTGCATCG TGCGCGTGCTCCGGGTCATCTGCGCCTGCGCCGAGGATTACTGCCGCGCCCAGGAGGCCGCCCCGGAGGCCAGACCCCTGCTGGGAGCCACGGCCAT
- the VPS9D1 gene encoding VPS9 domain-containing protein 1 isoform X2: MAAAAGDGAVKPLQCAMKLANGAIELDTGNRPREAYVEYLRSIHYISQVLLEEAETTQEGGDTVAPDTSKMLKLAEQCLERAQSTAAQLGKTHLKPAVPVPAPGTSSTSRHRRVYSDEGGKLSPFLPPEIFQKLQVVESQGSKKELTPLEEASLQNQKLKAAYEARMARLDPSQAVQKTSLTLSLQRQMLENLVIAKAREETLHRKMEERRLRLQEAANRRFCSQVALTPEEREQRALYAAILEYEQDHVSAGSRGRGCHRLLFPGPVGLGSSRRPRESVDSVALVFSGAALVGKHAGIQPCSPKSSAPQDWPKHWKARLKKSPGDLSLVTSLVSHLLSIPDHPISQLLKKLQCAVYQTLYPLVSRAAVGAAPTPGCCSLPPDADGLLAPGSRRLRPSHSLYCMLSPAEPSPAPRPPEGTHASPPVPPPHAGAPDRGPDSSPAGPSSPLAHSWTGVQGKDSSFEDLEHFLATSEGWGRGRGWPPEPQTTGVKKEPLQEQLKSTVKDIHDAIGLNATASKDRCLACIEEPFFSPLWPLLLALYRSVHRLREAALSRSMELYRHASPAAVGVPRKLLPRDLEASGAGAYPYCAAARELGLLVLESCPQKKLECIVRVLRVICACAEDYCRAQEAAPEARPLLGATAIGADDLLPILSFVVLRSGLPQLVSECAALEEFIHEGYLIGEEGYCLTSLQSALNYVELLPRGALGK; this comes from the exons ATGGCCGCTGCGGCCGGGGACGGCGCGGTGAAGCCGCTGCAGTGCGCCATGAAGCTGGCCAACGGGGCCATCGAGCTGGACACCGGCAACCGGCCTCGG GAGGCATACGTGGAGTACCTGAGGAGCATCCACTATATCTCCCAGGTGCTGCTGGAAGAAGCGGAAACCACCCAAG AAGGTGGAGACACGGTGGCCCCAGACACCTCCAAGATGCTGAAACTGGCTGAGCAGTGTCTGGAGAGGGCCCAGTCAACAGCTGCCCAGCTCG GGAAAACACACCTGAAGCCAGCTGTGCCCGTGCCTGCTCCGGGCACCTCATCCACCAGTCGACATCGCCGGGTGTACTCGGACGAAGGGGGGAAACTATCTCCATTTCTGCCGCCCGAGATCTTCCAGAAGCTTCAGGTGGTAGAGTCACAAGGTTCTAAGAA GGAGCTGACCCCTCTGGAGGAGGCGTCTCTGCAGAACCAGAAGCTGAAGGCCGCCTACGAGGCACGGATGGCCCGTCTGGACCCCAGCCAGGCCGTGCAGAAGACCTCCCTG aCCTTGTCCCTGCAACGACAGATGCTGGAGAACCTTGTGATCGCCAAAGCCCGGGAGGAGACA CTGCACCGGAAGATGGAGGAGCGCCGGCTGCGGCTCCAGGAGGCGGCCAACAG GAGGTTCTGCAGTCAAGTCGCCCTGACCCCAGAGGAGCGGGAGCAGCGGGCCCTCTATGCCGCCATTCTCGAGTACGAGCAAGACCACGTGAGTGCCGGGAGCCGAGGCCGGGGCTGCCACAGGTTGCTATTCCCGGGGCCTGTTGGCCTTGGGTCTTCCCGACGCCCCAGGGAGAGCGTGGACAGTGTGGCACTGGTCTTCTCGGGGGCAGCCTTGGTGGGGAAGCATGCAGGGATCCAGCCATGCTCTCCAAAGTCTTCTGCCCCGCAGGACTGGCCGAAGCACTGGAAGGCCCGGCTCAAGAAAAGCCCAGGGGACCTGTCGCTCGTGACCAGCCTGGTCTCCCACCTGCTCAG CATCCCCGACCACCCCATCTCGCAGCTCCTGAAGAAGCTCCAGTGTGCGGTGTACCAGACGCTGTACCCCCTCGTCAGCAGGGCCGCTGTAggcgccgcccccacccccggctgctGCTCTCTGCCCCCGGATGCCGACGGGTTGCTGGCCCCTGGAAGCCGGCGACTCCGGCCCTCGCACAGCCTCTACTGCATGCTCTCCCCTGCGGAGCCCAGCCCGGCCCCGCGGCCCCCAGAGGGAACCCACGCCAGTCCCCCGGTGCCCCCTCCTCACGCCGGTGCCCCAGACAGAGGGCCGGACAGCAGCCCCGCGGGGCCCTCCTCGCCCCTGGCTCACAGCTGGACCGGTGTGCAGGGCAAAGACAGCTCCTTTGAGGACCTCGAACACTTCTTGGCTACTTCTGaggggtggggccgggggcgAGGGTGGCCACCTGAGCCCCAGACGACGGGCGTGAAGAAGGAGCCGCTGCAGGAGCAGCTGAAGAGCACCGTGAAGGACATACACGATGCCATCG GCCTGAATGCAACCGCCTCCAAGGACCGATGCCTGGCCTGCATCGAGGAGcccttcttctccccactctgGCCCCTGCTGCTGGCGCTCTATAG GAGTGTGCACCGCCTCCGGGAGGCCGCCCTGAGCCGGAGCATGGAACTCTACCGGCACGCGTCCCCCGCCGCCGTGGGCGTTCCCAGGAAGCTCCTCCCCCGGGACCTGGAGGCCTCGGGCGCCGGCGCTTACCCGTACTGCGCGGCGGCCCGAGAGCTGGGCCTGCTGGTCCTGGAGAGCTGCCCGCAGAAGAAGCTGGAGTGCATCG TGCGCGTGCTCCGGGTCATCTGCGCCTGCGCCGAGGATTACTGCCGCGCCCAGGAGGCCGCCCCGGAGGCCAGACCCCTGCTGGGAGCCACGGCCAT
- the VPS9D1 gene encoding VPS9 domain-containing protein 1 isoform X3, with product MAAAAGDGAVKPLQCAMKLANGAIELDTGNRPREAYVEYLRSIHYISQVLLEEAETTQEGGDTVAPDTSKMLKLAEQCLERAQSTAAQLGKTHLKPAVPVPAPGTSSTSRHRRVYSDEGGKLSPFLPPEIFQKLQVVESQGSKKELTPLEEASLQNQKLKAAYEARMARLDPSQAVQKTSLTLSLQRQMLENLVIAKAREETLHRKMEERRLRLQEAANRRFCSQVALTPEEREQRALYAAILEYEQDHVSAGSRGRGCHRLLFPGPVGLGSSRRPRESVDSVALVFSGAALVGKHAGIQPCSPKSSAPQDWPKHWKARLKKSPGDLSLVTSLVSHLLSIPDHPISQLLKKLQCAVYQTLYPLVSRAAVGAAPTPGCCSLPPDADGLLAPGSRRLRPSHSLYCMLSPAEPSPAPRPPEGTHASPPVPPPHAGAPDRGPDSSPAGPSSPLAHSWTGVQGKDSSFEDLEHFLATSEGWGRGRGWPPEPQTTGVKKEPLQEQLKSTVKDIHDAIDRLLSLTLLAFEGLNATASKDRCLACIEEPFFSPLWPLLLALYRSVHRLREAALSRSMELYRHASPAAVGVPRKLLPRDLEASGAGAYPYCAAARELGLLVLESCPQKKLECIVRVLRVICACAEDYCRAQEAAPEARPLLGATAMRAGGVQGELPASQGPLQRPKWGLQGFGD from the exons ATGGCCGCTGCGGCCGGGGACGGCGCGGTGAAGCCGCTGCAGTGCGCCATGAAGCTGGCCAACGGGGCCATCGAGCTGGACACCGGCAACCGGCCTCGG GAGGCATACGTGGAGTACCTGAGGAGCATCCACTATATCTCCCAGGTGCTGCTGGAAGAAGCGGAAACCACCCAAG AAGGTGGAGACACGGTGGCCCCAGACACCTCCAAGATGCTGAAACTGGCTGAGCAGTGTCTGGAGAGGGCCCAGTCAACAGCTGCCCAGCTCG GGAAAACACACCTGAAGCCAGCTGTGCCCGTGCCTGCTCCGGGCACCTCATCCACCAGTCGACATCGCCGGGTGTACTCGGACGAAGGGGGGAAACTATCTCCATTTCTGCCGCCCGAGATCTTCCAGAAGCTTCAGGTGGTAGAGTCACAAGGTTCTAAGAA GGAGCTGACCCCTCTGGAGGAGGCGTCTCTGCAGAACCAGAAGCTGAAGGCCGCCTACGAGGCACGGATGGCCCGTCTGGACCCCAGCCAGGCCGTGCAGAAGACCTCCCTG aCCTTGTCCCTGCAACGACAGATGCTGGAGAACCTTGTGATCGCCAAAGCCCGGGAGGAGACA CTGCACCGGAAGATGGAGGAGCGCCGGCTGCGGCTCCAGGAGGCGGCCAACAG GAGGTTCTGCAGTCAAGTCGCCCTGACCCCAGAGGAGCGGGAGCAGCGGGCCCTCTATGCCGCCATTCTCGAGTACGAGCAAGACCACGTGAGTGCCGGGAGCCGAGGCCGGGGCTGCCACAGGTTGCTATTCCCGGGGCCTGTTGGCCTTGGGTCTTCCCGACGCCCCAGGGAGAGCGTGGACAGTGTGGCACTGGTCTTCTCGGGGGCAGCCTTGGTGGGGAAGCATGCAGGGATCCAGCCATGCTCTCCAAAGTCTTCTGCCCCGCAGGACTGGCCGAAGCACTGGAAGGCCCGGCTCAAGAAAAGCCCAGGGGACCTGTCGCTCGTGACCAGCCTGGTCTCCCACCTGCTCAG CATCCCCGACCACCCCATCTCGCAGCTCCTGAAGAAGCTCCAGTGTGCGGTGTACCAGACGCTGTACCCCCTCGTCAGCAGGGCCGCTGTAggcgccgcccccacccccggctgctGCTCTCTGCCCCCGGATGCCGACGGGTTGCTGGCCCCTGGAAGCCGGCGACTCCGGCCCTCGCACAGCCTCTACTGCATGCTCTCCCCTGCGGAGCCCAGCCCGGCCCCGCGGCCCCCAGAGGGAACCCACGCCAGTCCCCCGGTGCCCCCTCCTCACGCCGGTGCCCCAGACAGAGGGCCGGACAGCAGCCCCGCGGGGCCCTCCTCGCCCCTGGCTCACAGCTGGACCGGTGTGCAGGGCAAAGACAGCTCCTTTGAGGACCTCGAACACTTCTTGGCTACTTCTGaggggtggggccgggggcgAGGGTGGCCACCTGAGCCCCAGACGACGGGCGTGAAGAAGGAGCCGCTGCAGGAGCAGCTGAAGAGCACCGTGAAGGACATACACGATGCCATCG ACAGGCTGCTCTCGCTGACCCTCCTGGCTTTCGAAGGCCTGAATGCAACCGCCTCCAAGGACCGATGCCTGGCCTGCATCGAGGAGcccttcttctccccactctgGCCCCTGCTGCTGGCGCTCTATAG GAGTGTGCACCGCCTCCGGGAGGCCGCCCTGAGCCGGAGCATGGAACTCTACCGGCACGCGTCCCCCGCCGCCGTGGGCGTTCCCAGGAAGCTCCTCCCCCGGGACCTGGAGGCCTCGGGCGCCGGCGCTTACCCGTACTGCGCGGCGGCCCGAGAGCTGGGCCTGCTGGTCCTGGAGAGCTGCCCGCAGAAGAAGCTGGAGTGCATCG TGCGCGTGCTCCGGGTCATCTGCGCCTGCGCCGAGGATTACTGCCGCGCCCAGGAGGCCGCCCCGGAGGCCAGACCCCTGCTGGGAGCCACGGCCAT GCGGGCAGGAGGGGTGCAGGGCGAGCTGCCCGCAAGCCAAGGACCACTCCAGAGGCCAAAATGGGGACTGCAGGGTTTTGGGGATTGA